In Listeria monocytogenes, the following proteins share a genomic window:
- a CDS encoding polysaccharide biosynthesis protein, translating to MSSKLMRGTAVLTAGTLLSKILGILYVIPFYWIAGGEQATILYQYGYVPYQIFLNIATAGVPLAVAKYISKYNSLNEYALSQRLYRSSTYLMIFTGIVSFLIMYIFAPILAGMQEVSGGTSIEDITTVIRAVSFALLIIPVMSLLRGYFQGFHSMGPSAVSQVIEQIARIVFLLASTYIVLHLIGGSLVTAMSLATFAAFVGAFFSLICLIWYYRKRKPGIQKMIAGSDNKLRVSTFHLLKEISISAVPFIIVGMAMSLYQQIDLFTFARVLTYDGMDGKTAEDLLSIFNFSVQKIIMIPGTLALAFSMTLVPLVAASFHKGRIREVHHHLTAVFQVLLFLVVPACLGIALLADPLYTIFYGYNADGSMLLQFFAPFAIFFSLFSVTAAILQGIDEQRYTVLSLLLGLLTKSVLQMPLILLLGAKGGALATGLGYIVSVVFTIFIIKKYAKYSFKYLLRRLLLILGISAVMLLSVWIIYHGLILFLNPHARLTALVIVFVAAGFGAYIYAFLAAKAGLLNYILGNRLYKIRKKLHLI from the coding sequence ATGAGTTCAAAATTAATGCGAGGAACGGCTGTGCTTACCGCTGGAACATTGCTTTCAAAAATCTTAGGGATTTTATATGTTATTCCATTTTACTGGATTGCTGGCGGGGAACAAGCAACGATTCTCTATCAATATGGGTATGTCCCTTACCAAATTTTCTTAAATATCGCGACAGCTGGGGTACCTTTAGCAGTCGCCAAATATATTTCGAAGTATAATTCGTTAAATGAATATGCTTTAAGTCAGCGATTGTATAGATCAAGTACGTATTTAATGATATTCACAGGGATTGTTAGTTTTTTAATAATGTATATTTTTGCCCCGATACTCGCGGGGATGCAAGAGGTTAGTGGCGGAACGAGTATTGAAGATATTACGACGGTTATTCGCGCAGTAAGTTTTGCATTACTTATTATTCCCGTAATGAGTTTACTTCGTGGGTATTTCCAAGGATTTCATTCGATGGGACCTTCTGCCGTGTCACAAGTAATTGAACAAATAGCGAGAATTGTATTTTTACTTGCTAGTACGTATATTGTCTTACATTTAATTGGTGGAAGTCTTGTTACAGCGATGAGTTTAGCGACTTTTGCGGCTTTTGTTGGTGCGTTTTTCAGCTTGATTTGCCTCATTTGGTATTACCGAAAACGGAAGCCGGGTATTCAAAAAATGATTGCTGGCAGTGACAACAAGTTGCGCGTTTCGACTTTTCATCTATTAAAAGAAATTTCGATATCTGCGGTGCCATTTATTATTGTTGGAATGGCGATGTCCCTTTATCAGCAAATTGATTTATTTACGTTTGCTCGTGTTTTAACCTACGATGGTATGGACGGGAAAACAGCGGAAGATTTGCTTTCAATTTTCAACTTTTCTGTTCAAAAAATTATTATGATACCAGGAACTTTAGCCTTGGCATTTTCGATGACACTTGTGCCTTTAGTGGCGGCATCTTTCCATAAAGGGCGAATTCGGGAAGTTCATCATCATTTGACGGCCGTTTTCCAAGTGTTACTATTTTTAGTTGTGCCAGCTTGTTTAGGAATTGCACTTTTAGCGGATCCGCTTTACACCATTTTTTATGGTTATAATGCAGATGGTTCGATGTTACTTCAGTTTTTTGCACCATTTGCCATATTCTTCTCGTTATTTAGTGTAACAGCCGCGATTTTGCAAGGAATTGATGAACAACGGTACACGGTTCTTAGTCTCTTACTTGGTTTACTGACAAAATCGGTGTTACAAATGCCATTAATTTTACTTTTAGGAGCAAAAGGTGGGGCACTAGCTACGGGACTTGGTTATATTGTTTCAGTAGTATTCACCATTTTTATTATTAAAAAATATGCGAAGTACTCGTTTAAATATTTACTTAGACGGCTTTTACTTATTTTAGGAATTAGCGCAGTGATGCTTCTTAGTGTCTGGATAATTTATCATGGGTTAATTTTATTTTTAAATCCGCATGCAAGATTAACAGCCTTAGTCATTGTGTTTGTTGCCGCGGGATTTGGTGCTTATATTTATGCATTTTTAGCTGCAAAAGCTGGGCTATTAAACTATATTCTAGGGAACCGATTGTATAAAATTCGTAAAAAACTTCATTTGATTTAA
- the trpA gene encoding tryptophan synthase subunit alpha, whose amino-acid sequence MTKTLTNKLAKKDHAAVVTYIMGGDGGLDNLEEQLLFLEKSGVSAIEIGIPFSDPVADGPIIQLAGLRALKEQVSLEAILNKLARSKVQIPLIIMSYINPIFHLGIPKFVELVQKTPVKGLIIPDLPYEHQTLITPELQGTDIALIPLVSLTSPKERLEEIAKQAEGFIYAVTVNGTTGVRSEFDAHIDNHLAYLKSISPVPVLAGFGVSSIEHVEKFAHVCDGVIIGSKVVQMLHEEKTAELGAFLQKAAEVRIEN is encoded by the coding sequence ATGACTAAAACATTAACGAATAAACTAGCGAAAAAAGATCATGCAGCCGTAGTTACTTACATTATGGGTGGCGATGGTGGCTTAGATAATTTAGAAGAACAGTTATTGTTTCTAGAAAAATCTGGTGTAAGCGCGATTGAAATTGGTATTCCTTTTTCTGATCCGGTTGCCGACGGTCCGATTATTCAACTTGCTGGGTTACGTGCTTTAAAGGAGCAAGTGAGTTTAGAAGCCATTTTAAATAAATTGGCTAGGAGTAAAGTACAAATTCCGTTAATTATTATGAGTTATATTAATCCGATTTTTCATTTAGGCATCCCGAAATTTGTTGAATTGGTGCAGAAAACGCCGGTGAAAGGGCTTATTATTCCTGATTTACCTTATGAGCACCAAACACTGATTACACCAGAACTTCAAGGGACAGATATCGCACTTATTCCGCTTGTTTCATTGACAAGTCCGAAAGAGCGCCTCGAAGAAATTGCGAAACAGGCAGAAGGGTTTATTTATGCAGTAACAGTTAACGGAACTACCGGTGTGAGGAGTGAATTTGATGCCCATATTGATAACCATTTAGCTTATTTGAAAAGCATTAGCCCTGTTCCAGTTCTCGCAGGTTTTGGTGTTTCTTCTATTGAACATGTGGAAAAATTTGCGCACGTATGTGATGGTGTAATAATCGGTAGTAAAGTCGTGCAAATGTTACATGAAGAAAAAACGGCAGAGCTAGGAGCGTTTTTACAAAAGGCCGCAGAAGTTCGAATCGAAAACTAA
- the trpB gene encoding tryptophan synthase subunit beta encodes MTYQAPDENGFYGKFGGRFVPETLMKAVKELDEAYRASKTDPAFQKELNYYLKEYVGRETPLYFAEQLTAHAGGAKIYLKREDLNHTGAHKINNTIGQALLARQMGKQKVVAETGAGQHGVATATVAALFNMECTIFMGEEDVKRQSLNVFRMELLGAKVVSVKAGSRTLKDAVNEALRFWVANVEDTHYIMGSVLGPHPFPEIVRDYQSVIGIEARKQHLEKEGKLPDAIVACVGGGSNAMGLFYPFVDDVSVQMHGVEAAGHGLETEFHAATISKGEIGILHGAMMDVLQDENGQILEAFSISAGLDYPGIGPEHSFFRDLGRAAYHSVTDDEAVEAFQLLCRTEGIIPALESSHAISYAVKLASQMRPEESMVVCLSGRGDKDVNQLKERLEGQTND; translated from the coding sequence ATGACTTATCAAGCACCTGACGAAAATGGCTTTTACGGAAAATTTGGCGGCAGATTTGTACCAGAAACATTAATGAAAGCAGTGAAAGAATTAGATGAGGCGTACCGAGCTTCCAAAACAGATCCTGCTTTTCAAAAAGAATTAAACTATTATTTAAAAGAATATGTGGGCCGAGAAACACCACTTTATTTTGCTGAACAATTAACAGCACATGCGGGCGGAGCAAAAATTTATTTAAAACGCGAAGATTTAAATCATACTGGCGCGCATAAAATCAATAATACTATTGGGCAAGCTTTACTCGCACGTCAAATGGGCAAACAAAAAGTAGTGGCAGAAACTGGCGCAGGACAACACGGAGTGGCGACTGCAACTGTTGCAGCACTTTTTAATATGGAATGTACTATTTTTATGGGAGAAGAAGATGTGAAACGCCAATCACTCAATGTGTTTAGAATGGAACTTCTTGGTGCAAAAGTAGTAAGCGTGAAAGCAGGAAGCAGAACATTAAAAGACGCAGTAAATGAGGCGCTCAGATTCTGGGTTGCTAATGTGGAAGATACACATTATATTATGGGATCCGTTCTTGGACCGCATCCATTTCCAGAAATTGTTCGTGATTACCAAAGTGTTATTGGAATAGAAGCCAGAAAACAGCATTTGGAAAAAGAAGGCAAACTTCCTGACGCAATTGTCGCTTGTGTAGGTGGTGGTAGCAATGCGATGGGCTTGTTTTATCCATTCGTAGACGATGTTTCTGTTCAAATGCACGGGGTAGAAGCAGCGGGGCACGGTTTAGAAACTGAATTCCATGCAGCAACTATTTCCAAAGGAGAAATCGGGATTTTACACGGAGCGATGATGGATGTTTTACAAGATGAGAATGGGCAAATTTTAGAAGCATTTTCGATTTCAGCAGGCTTAGATTATCCAGGTATTGGTCCGGAGCATAGCTTTTTCCGTGATTTAGGTCGTGCAGCGTACCATTCTGTTACCGATGATGAAGCCGTTGAAGCATTTCAACTTTTATGTCGTACAGAAGGAATCATTCCTGCACTTGAAAGCTCGCACGCGATTAGTTATGCAGTCAAACTTGCAAGCCAGATGCGTCCAGAAGAAAGTATGGTCGTTTGCTTATCTGGTCGCGGAGATAAAGATGTTAACCAACTAAAGGAACGCTTGGAGGGACAAACAAATGACTAA
- a CDS encoding phosphoribosylanthranilate isomerase: MIVKICGLKKAVDVAAAVDNGADMIGFVFAKSKRQVTVEKAHELAKNIPANVKKVGVFVNPTEEELMAAIKGVPLDIVQLHGQEPAKQANRTDAEVIKAFPVKDGKIPTNINDYPNAYILLDAPAEEYEGGSGKTFDWDKINRDMLTKNKLIIAGGLNAQNVQEAIKRFEPYAVDISSGVETNGEKDPEKIKCFIKTAKGVE, translated from the coding sequence ATGATTGTAAAAATTTGTGGATTGAAAAAAGCAGTAGATGTTGCGGCTGCGGTCGATAATGGCGCAGATATGATTGGCTTCGTTTTCGCAAAAAGTAAACGCCAAGTTACGGTGGAAAAGGCACATGAATTAGCTAAAAATATTCCCGCTAACGTCAAAAAAGTCGGGGTATTCGTTAATCCTACTGAAGAAGAGTTAATGGCAGCAATCAAAGGTGTGCCATTAGACATTGTTCAACTTCACGGACAAGAACCCGCAAAACAAGCAAATCGCACAGATGCAGAAGTAATCAAAGCTTTTCCTGTGAAAGATGGGAAAATTCCTACCAATATAAATGACTATCCAAACGCTTATATTTTACTCGATGCACCAGCAGAGGAATACGAAGGCGGCAGCGGAAAAACATTTGATTGGGATAAAATAAATAGAGACATGCTTACGAAAAACAAATTAATTATAGCTGGCGGATTAAATGCTCAGAATGTACAAGAAGCCATTAAACGCTTTGAACCATATGCAGTAGATATTTCCTCTGGCGTAGAAACAAACGGAGAAAAAGATCCGGAGAAAATTAAATGCTTCATTAAAACAGCAAAAGGAGTGGAATAA
- the trpC gene encoding indole-3-glycerol phosphate synthase TrpC: protein MTFLEEILAQKAVEVADMPLEKVAEKRKTYSFYEFLKANTNTMQLIAEVKRASPSKGEINMGVNPVLQAKSYQAAGAGMISVLTDPVFFKGSIEDLREVAKNVEIPVLCKDFIISEKQLIRARNAGATVVLLIISALTEEMLITLFEQALALDLEVLVEVHDQKELAVAQKIGAKLIGVNNRNLHTFEVDIAVSERLASDFSSDACFISESGFRTAEDVARVSQKYNAVLVGEALMREATPEAAAKSLKVTR from the coding sequence ATGACATTTTTAGAAGAAATTTTAGCGCAAAAAGCAGTAGAAGTTGCAGACATGCCCTTAGAAAAAGTAGCCGAAAAACGGAAAACTTATTCGTTTTATGAATTTTTAAAAGCAAATACCAACACGATGCAACTTATTGCAGAAGTAAAACGCGCCTCTCCTTCTAAAGGGGAAATCAATATGGGCGTGAATCCGGTTCTGCAAGCCAAGTCTTATCAAGCTGCGGGTGCAGGAATGATTTCTGTTTTGACAGATCCTGTTTTTTTCAAAGGCTCGATTGAAGATTTGCGAGAAGTAGCGAAAAATGTCGAAATTCCTGTACTATGTAAAGATTTTATTATTAGTGAAAAACAATTGATTCGTGCTCGAAATGCGGGAGCAACGGTTGTATTGCTAATTATTTCTGCACTTACAGAAGAGATGCTAATTACCCTGTTTGAACAAGCTCTGGCGCTTGATTTGGAAGTGTTAGTGGAAGTACATGACCAGAAAGAATTAGCTGTTGCTCAAAAAATTGGAGCTAAACTCATTGGTGTGAACAACCGTAATTTGCATACATTTGAAGTGGATATTGCAGTAAGTGAAAGACTGGCGAGCGATTTCTCGTCGGATGCTTGTTTCATAAGTGAATCAGGTTTTCGAACAGCTGAAGATGTGGCTCGGGTTAGTCAAAAATATAATGCAGTACTTGTTGGAGAAGCGCTAATGCGAGAAGCGACTCCAGAAGCAGCGGCGAAAAGTTTGAAGGTGACACGATGA
- the trpD gene encoding anthranilate phosphoribosyltransferase: MEILLQKVYDQENLSKEEMTMIATEIFEGRLSKTKIAAFLMALKVKGETAEEMAGIAQAMQQVAIQVAFPAGTAMDNCGTGGDKSNSFNISTTSAFVLAAAGIPVAKHGNRSISSRSGSADVCQELGIDINMRPEDMTYLLEKVGIAFLFAPHVHPNMKYVMDVRKELGTPTIFNLIGPLTNPVHLETQLMGIYRRDLLEQTAEVLGQLGRKRAVVLNGAGFMDEASLAGENHYALYENGEVHLYTLRPEDVGLTSYPLEAITGGDAKENAAILRSVLDGEPGAYLDTVLLNAGFGLFANGKVATVQEGVDLARDLIRSGLAKQKLADLITYQKEVLAK; the protein is encoded by the coding sequence ATGGAAATCTTACTACAAAAAGTATATGACCAAGAAAATTTATCCAAAGAAGAAATGACAATGATCGCAACAGAAATTTTTGAAGGACGACTTTCGAAAACGAAAATAGCTGCTTTTTTAATGGCGCTCAAAGTGAAAGGAGAAACGGCAGAAGAAATGGCGGGAATCGCGCAGGCGATGCAACAAGTAGCCATTCAAGTCGCTTTTCCAGCTGGGACGGCAATGGATAATTGCGGAACAGGTGGAGATAAATCCAATAGTTTTAATATTAGTACCACGTCCGCTTTTGTTCTTGCGGCTGCGGGGATTCCAGTTGCGAAACATGGGAATAGAAGTATTTCTAGTCGTTCAGGTAGTGCTGATGTTTGTCAGGAATTAGGGATTGATATTAATATGCGCCCAGAAGATATGACTTATTTACTCGAAAAAGTCGGGATTGCCTTTTTGTTCGCGCCACATGTTCACCCGAATATGAAGTACGTTATGGATGTTCGAAAAGAACTTGGAACGCCAACGATATTTAATTTGATTGGTCCACTCACAAATCCGGTCCATTTAGAAACGCAATTAATGGGAATTTATCGTCGTGATTTGTTAGAGCAAACAGCGGAAGTACTCGGCCAACTTGGACGAAAACGCGCAGTCGTTTTAAATGGCGCTGGTTTTATGGATGAAGCTTCTCTGGCTGGAGAAAATCATTATGCGTTATATGAAAATGGCGAAGTTCACTTATATACACTGCGTCCGGAAGATGTTGGTTTAACTAGCTATCCTCTCGAAGCAATTACAGGCGGAGATGCTAAAGAAAATGCAGCCATTTTGCGTAGTGTGCTTGACGGAGAACCAGGAGCTTACTTAGATACAGTGCTTTTAAATGCCGGATTTGGTTTGTTTGCAAACGGCAAAGTGGCGACGGTACAAGAAGGCGTGGATTTAGCAAGAGATTTAATTAGAAGTGGTTTAGCCAAACAAAAATTGGCAGATTTAATTACTTATCAAAAAGAGGTGCTAGCAAAATGA
- a CDS encoding aminodeoxychorismate/anthranilate synthase component II: MILLIDNYDSFTFNLEQYLAEFSEVVVKRNDAADLMEVAALADGIVLSPGPGKPSDAGLLEEVVAKFAKEKPLLGICLGHQAIGEVFGGDVKRAAKIRHGKVSTMRQTAGAIFANLPEEMPVMRYHSLIVDKNTLPQVLEVLAVATDDAEVMAMKVKDYPVYGLQFHPESIGTNDGKQMMENFIHIVEGARENGNLTTKSI; encoded by the coding sequence ATGATTTTATTAATTGATAACTATGATTCTTTTACATTTAATTTAGAACAGTATTTAGCAGAATTTAGTGAAGTGGTAGTGAAACGGAATGATGCGGCTGATTTAATGGAAGTAGCAGCTTTGGCTGATGGGATAGTTCTTTCACCGGGACCAGGAAAACCAAGTGATGCTGGTCTTTTAGAAGAAGTAGTTGCAAAATTTGCGAAAGAAAAGCCTTTGCTTGGAATTTGTTTAGGTCATCAGGCGATTGGTGAGGTATTCGGCGGAGACGTAAAAAGAGCGGCGAAAATCCGCCACGGGAAAGTTTCTACTATGCGGCAAACCGCTGGAGCAATCTTTGCTAATTTACCGGAAGAAATGCCTGTGATGCGTTATCATTCTTTAATAGTAGATAAAAACACGTTGCCACAAGTTTTGGAAGTGTTAGCAGTAGCGACGGACGATGCGGAAGTGATGGCAATGAAAGTAAAAGATTATCCGGTTTACGGTTTGCAATTTCATCCTGAATCAATTGGTACGAATGATGGAAAACAAATGATGGAAAACTTTATTCATATAGTGGAAGGGGCGCGAGAAAATGGAAATCTTACTACAAAAAGTATATGA
- the trpE gene encoding anthranilate synthase component I — protein sequence MRKTKKIDADTLTAILAFQRLSGTGKSLLEGAAKDAEAGRYSIIAINPVHEIKVYQHDYYIDGMHQIVEDPLKEIELFIEKAKEDEADLPLDSGAIGYVGYDVIALYENLGEIPVETRDMPDIRFYVYESFVIMDHQAEELILVQDNCYSGRSETELDKALELMFTELTTPKKEEHKAVHVPKMTYKSNYTKEEYMDLVKKAKTYIQEGDFFQIVLSQRLEADFTVTPFDYYRKLRLLNPSPYLFFIDFGDTVLIGSSPESLIKTKGRTVITNPIAGTRRRGATKQEDELLASELLADEKELAEHRMLVDLGRNDIGKIAETGSVHVPVYLTIERYRFLMHLVSVVEGTLKPGLTAMDALRSTLPAGTVSGAPKIRAMERIYEWENVKRGPYAGAVGYLTKNGDSDFALSIRTMVLHNGKAYVQAGAGIVYDSDPESEYLETLQKAKALLEVGE from the coding sequence ATGAGAAAAACGAAAAAAATAGATGCTGACACACTAACGGCTATTCTGGCGTTTCAAAGACTTTCAGGTACAGGAAAAAGTTTGCTAGAGGGGGCGGCGAAAGATGCGGAGGCTGGACGTTATTCGATTATTGCCATTAATCCAGTCCATGAAATTAAAGTATATCAACATGATTATTATATCGACGGTATGCATCAAATTGTCGAAGATCCTTTAAAAGAAATTGAATTATTTATCGAAAAAGCAAAAGAAGATGAAGCAGATTTACCGCTTGATTCAGGCGCAATTGGTTATGTTGGTTATGATGTCATTGCGCTTTATGAGAATTTAGGCGAAATTCCAGTAGAAACTCGGGATATGCCAGATATTCGTTTTTATGTATATGAAAGTTTTGTGATTATGGATCATCAGGCGGAAGAACTTATTTTAGTGCAAGATAATTGCTATTCGGGAAGAAGTGAGACGGAACTAGATAAGGCGCTTGAATTAATGTTTACTGAACTTACAACGCCGAAAAAGGAAGAGCACAAAGCTGTCCATGTTCCCAAAATGACATACAAGAGTAACTACACGAAAGAGGAGTACATGGACTTAGTGAAAAAAGCAAAAACCTATATCCAAGAGGGTGACTTCTTTCAAATTGTTCTCTCGCAACGACTAGAAGCAGATTTTACCGTGACGCCATTTGATTATTATCGGAAATTACGTTTATTAAATCCTTCTCCTTATCTTTTTTTCATTGATTTTGGGGATACGGTGTTGATTGGATCTTCCCCAGAAAGTTTGATCAAAACAAAAGGGCGGACGGTAATTACGAATCCTATTGCAGGAACAAGACGGCGCGGGGCAACGAAACAAGAAGATGAATTACTTGCTTCGGAATTGTTAGCGGATGAAAAAGAATTGGCAGAGCACCGGATGTTAGTAGATCTTGGGCGAAATGATATTGGGAAAATCGCCGAAACGGGATCGGTGCATGTACCCGTTTACCTTACTATTGAAAGATATCGTTTCTTAATGCATTTAGTTTCAGTAGTAGAAGGGACTTTAAAACCCGGACTGACAGCAATGGATGCTCTTCGGTCGACGCTTCCAGCAGGTACAGTTAGCGGGGCACCAAAAATAAGAGCCATGGAGCGAATCTATGAATGGGAAAATGTGAAACGTGGTCCTTATGCTGGTGCGGTTGGCTATCTAACCAAAAATGGCGATTCAGATTTTGCGCTTTCGATTAGAACGATGGTGCTTCATAACGGAAAAGCATATGTTCAAGCTGGAGCAGGAATTGTTTATGATTCTGACCCGGAAAGCGAGTATTTGGAAACATTGCAAAAAGCGAAGGCACTTTTGGAGGTGGGAGAATGA
- the lap gene encoding adhesion-mediating acetaldehyde/alcohol dehydrogenase LAP — MAIKENAAQEVLEVQKVIDRLADNGQKALKAFESYNQEQVDNIVHAMALAGLDQHMPLAKLAVEETGRGLYEDKCIKNIFATEYIWNNIKNNKTVGVINEDVQTGVIEIAEPVGVVAGVTPVTNPTSTTLFKAIIAIKTRNPIIFAFHPSAQRCSSEAAKVVYDAAVAAGAPEHCIQWVEKPSLEATKQLMNHDKVALVLATGGAGMVKSAYSTGKPALGVGPGNVPAYIDKTAKIKRSVNDIILSKSFDQGMICASEQAVIVDKEVAKEVKAEMEANKCYFVKGAEFKKLESYVINPEKGTLNPDVVGKSPAWIANQAGFKVPEDTKILVAEIKGVGDKYPLSHEKLSPVLAFIEAANQAEAFDRCEEMLVYGGLGHSAVIHSTDKEVQKAFGIRMKACRIIVNAPSAQGGIGDIYNGFIPSLTLGCGSYGKNSVSQNVSATNLLNVKRIADRRNNMQWFKLPPKIFFEKYSTQYLQKMEGVERVFIVTDPGMVQFKYVDVVIEHLKKRGNDVAYQVFADVEPDPSDVTVYKGAELMKDFKPDTIIALGGGSAMDAAKGMWLFYEHPEASFFGLKQKFLDIRKRTFKYPKLGGKAKFVAIPTTSGTGSEVTPFAVITDKENNIKYPLADYELTPDVAIVDAQYVTTVPAHITADTGMDVLTHAIESYVSVMASDYTRGLSIRAIELVFENLRESVLTGDPDAREKMHNASALAGMAFANAFLGINHSLAHKIGPEFHIPHGRANAILMPHVIRYNALKPRKHALFPRYESFRADEDYARISRIIGFPAATTEEGVKSLVDEIIKLGKDVGIDMSLKGQNVAKKDLDAVVDTLADRAFMDQCTTANPKQPLVSELKEIYLEAYKGV; from the coding sequence ATGGCAATTAAAGAAAATGCGGCCCAAGAAGTATTAGAAGTTCAAAAAGTGATTGACAGATTAGCAGACAATGGACAAAAAGCATTGAAAGCATTTGAAAGTTACAATCAAGAACAAGTAGACAATATCGTTCACGCAATGGCACTTGCCGGACTTGACCAACATATGCCCCTTGCAAAATTAGCAGTAGAAGAAACTGGACGTGGATTATACGAAGATAAATGTATTAAAAACATCTTCGCGACAGAATATATTTGGAACAACATTAAAAACAACAAAACAGTAGGCGTTATTAATGAAGATGTACAAACTGGTGTGATTGAAATTGCTGAACCAGTTGGTGTTGTTGCCGGCGTTACACCTGTAACTAACCCAACATCTACTACTCTTTTCAAAGCAATTATCGCAATCAAAACACGTAACCCAATCATCTTCGCTTTCCATCCAAGTGCACAACGTTGTTCATCTGAAGCAGCAAAAGTTGTTTATGATGCAGCAGTTGCAGCTGGAGCACCAGAACATTGTATTCAATGGGTAGAAAAACCTTCCCTAGAAGCAACAAAACAATTAATGAACCACGATAAAGTAGCACTTGTACTTGCAACTGGTGGTGCTGGAATGGTTAAATCAGCATACTCTACTGGTAAACCTGCACTAGGTGTTGGACCAGGTAACGTACCAGCTTACATTGACAAAACAGCTAAAATCAAACGTTCTGTTAATGACATCATTCTTTCTAAATCTTTTGACCAAGGTATGATTTGTGCTTCTGAACAAGCAGTCATCGTGGACAAAGAAGTCGCTAAAGAAGTTAAAGCAGAAATGGAAGCAAACAAATGCTACTTCGTTAAAGGCGCTGAATTCAAAAAATTAGAAAGCTATGTAATCAACCCTGAAAAAGGAACACTTAACCCAGATGTTGTTGGTAAATCCCCTGCATGGATTGCAAACCAAGCTGGCTTCAAAGTTCCAGAAGATACAAAAATTCTTGTAGCTGAAATTAAAGGTGTTGGCGACAAATACCCACTATCTCACGAAAAATTAAGCCCAGTTCTTGCATTCATCGAAGCTGCTAACCAAGCAGAAGCATTCGATCGTTGTGAAGAAATGTTAGTATACGGAGGACTTGGACACTCCGCAGTTATTCACTCTACGGATAAAGAAGTTCAAAAAGCATTTGGTATTCGTATGAAAGCTTGCCGTATCATCGTAAATGCACCAAGCGCACAAGGCGGTATCGGTGACATTTATAACGGCTTCATCCCTTCCCTAACACTAGGTTGTGGATCTTACGGTAAAAACTCTGTATCACAAAATGTAAGTGCGACTAACTTGCTGAACGTTAAACGTATCGCGGATCGGAGAAATAATATGCAATGGTTCAAACTTCCACCAAAAATTTTCTTTGAAAAATATTCCACTCAATACCTTCAAAAAATGGAAGGCGTTGAACGCGTATTTATCGTAACTGACCCAGGAATGGTTCAATTCAAATACGTTGATGTAGTAATCGAACATTTGAAAAAACGTGGCAACGATGTAGCTTACCAAGTATTTGCTGACGTTGAACCAGATCCATCTGACGTTACAGTTTACAAAGGTGCAGAACTAATGAAAGACTTCAAACCGGACACAATTATCGCTCTTGGTGGTGGTTCCGCAATGGATGCTGCCAAAGGTATGTGGTTATTCTATGAACACCCAGAAGCTTCATTCTTCGGCTTGAAACAAAAATTCTTAGATATCCGTAAACGTACTTTCAAATATCCTAAACTTGGTGGAAAAGCGAAATTCGTTGCAATTCCAACAACAAGTGGTACAGGTTCTGAAGTAACTCCATTTGCGGTTATTACAGACAAAGAAAACAACATTAAATACCCTCTTGCTGACTATGAACTAACTCCAGACGTTGCGATTGTTGATGCACAATATGTAACTACTGTTCCAGCACACATTACTGCTGATACTGGTATGGACGTTCTAACTCACGCAATTGAATCTTATGTATCCGTAATGGCAAGCGATTATACTCGTGGATTATCTATCCGCGCAATCGAACTTGTATTTGAAAACTTACGTGAATCTGTTCTTACTGGTGATCCTGATGCGCGTGAAAAAATGCATAATGCTTCTGCCCTAGCTGGTATGGCGTTTGCGAATGCGTTCCTAGGAATTAACCACAGCTTGGCACACAAAATTGGACCTGAATTCCACATTCCTCACGGTCGTGCGAATGCAATCCTTATGCCACATGTTATCCGTTATAACGCGCTTAAACCTAGAAAACATGCGTTATTCCCAAGATATGAAAGCTTCCGTGCTGATGAAGATTATGCTCGTATCTCTCGTATTATCGGCTTCCCTGCTGCAACTACAGAAGAAGGCGTTAAATCACTTGTAGATGAAATCATCAAACTTGGTAAAGATGTTGGTATCGACATGAGTCTTAAAGGACAAAATGTTGCTAAAAAAGACTTGGATGCGGTTGTAGACACACTTGCAGATCGCGCATTCATGGACCAATGTACTACTGCCAACCCTAAACAACCACTTGTAAGTGAACTAAAAGAAATTTACCTAGAAGCTTACAAAGGTGTCTGA